Proteins from a genomic interval of Flammeovirgaceae bacterium SG7u.111:
- a CDS encoding SRPBCC domain-containing protein: MKTLRSEIVIEASAAKVWEVLMNHEAYPEWNPFIKKLSGNVAEGNQIAVMIQPEGKSAMDFTPIVLKNEKNKEFRWLGKLFVKGLFDGEHFFKLEKIDEQKTKLIHGENFSGVISGVLLNMLGESTQKGFEQMNEALKLRVESAYSNIGIPAN, encoded by the coding sequence ATGAAAACATTACGGTCAGAAATAGTTATTGAAGCATCGGCAGCGAAAGTGTGGGAAGTACTGATGAACCACGAAGCATATCCTGAATGGAATCCTTTCATCAAAAAGCTAAGTGGAAATGTTGCTGAAGGAAATCAAATTGCGGTGATGATCCAGCCTGAAGGGAAAAGTGCGATGGATTTTACCCCGATTGTATTGAAAAATGAGAAAAATAAAGAATTTCGCTGGTTGGGAAAACTGTTTGTAAAAGGGCTTTTTGATGGAGAGCATTTTTTCAAACTCGAAAAAATAGATGAACAAAAAACGAAGCTGATCCATGGGGAGAACTTTAGCGGGGTAATATCAGGCGTTTTGCTTAATATGTTGGGGGAAAGTACCCAAAAAGGTTTTGAACAAATGAATGAAGCATTGAAGCTACGTGTGGAATCAGCTTATTCTAACATAGGAATTCCTGCAAATTAG